ATGGCGAAATCAGGAAAATCTTACCTCTCAGAAATATTGTGAAAGCAGAAAAGTTCAATCTAATTTCGCATGAAGAAATAACCTTCAGGTATTGCACAGAAGCTTTGATAATGGATGTTGATATTGATAAAGAAAAACTAAAATCTATAATTCAAGATAAAGGCGATTCCTTAGTTATAGCAGGTTCAAAATCGAAGTTAAGAATTCATATTCATACCGACAAACCTGCTGATGTTTTTGAAGTCTTATATAAACATGGAACCATAACACATCAAAAAGTTGATGATATGGTAATGCAAAACAGTGTAGTTGAAAATCAAGTTTCAAAAATAGGTTTTCTAAGCGATTCTACTTCGGATATTCCACAAGATTTGATTGAGAAATATCAAATTCACATTGTACCTCTATCGGTTCATTTCGGTCGAAACTATTTTCTGGACCGTACCACAATTTCATCAAAAAGTTTTATAAATCTACTGAACAAATCGAAAGAATATCCTTCTACAGCTCAGCCGGCATACAAAGATTTTTATAATAAATACAATTATCTTTCTACGATTTATGATTCGGTACTCTCATTTCATATTAGTAAAGAAATGAGCGGAACTTGGTCGAACAGTTCAAAAGCTGCACATGTCATTGCAAATCAATCTGATAAACAATTTGATGTAATCAATTCAAAAAGAGTTACCGGAGGTTTAGGATTAATTGTTTTGCGGGCTGTGAAAGAAATTGAAAATGGAGCTCAACAAAAGGACATTGTTGAAAAAGTAGATGATTGGATTCAGAAAACCAAAGTTTTTATTACGACAAAAACTACTAAATACTTAGTGAAAAGTGGGCGACTGAATCCGGTGAAAGGAGCAATCGGGAATTTTCTGAATTTGAAACCTCTGTTATATGTAAATGAAAATGGGAAGATTGAAGCCTTGAAAAAATCGTTCGGCGAAAAAGGATGTATGAACCAACTAATTGACAAAGTAAAAGAATTGGTAGAGAAGCACGAAATATATGATTATGCAATTTCGCACGTAAACTGCAAAGCCTCAGCAGAATTGTATGCCAGCCAACTCGAAAAAGTGGTAGGTAAAAAACCAATCTGGATAAGTGAAGCTTCGCCGGTTCTTGGAGTAAATACCGGTCCGGGAACTATTGGAGTTTCCGTAATGTTGAAGTGATTTTGAATCAAAACCAATATTTGTGAAATAAAAAAACGCCAAAAACAAGCTTATGCAAGTTCTTGACGTTTTTTAGAATTATTTCAAAAAAGACTAATCTAAATCAGCAAGAGAAGCTAATTTCATTTATTTAATTATAATCATCATTTTAGTTCTGGAAATTTTCTCGGTCTTCAGCCTAAAATAATAAGTTCCTGCTATCAATTTCTCAGCGTCAAACTGAATTGTATGCTTCCCTGCTTCATGGATATTATTCCTGAGGATAGCCAGTTTTTCGCCAAACACATTGTAAATTGAGAACTCCACCATGGTTTTTTCAGGTATGAAAAAGCTAAATTCCGTTTCATTTGAAAATGGATTGGGAGCATTCTGATTTAGATAATATCCGGAAATCTCGAAATAGTTGTTTAAGGAAATATCTGCTACAGAAATTTTATTCTTTTCATAGTTGCCATCACCTTCTATCCAGGAATCAATCTCTAGAATTCTTTCTTCTCCATTCCAAAGTAGTACAACGAATTTCTCGCCTTCCTGCAAACCATCAATATCCTGAGTAATTTCGTCATCGCCCCAAAGAGTGATAGCCGTAAATTCTCCCTTAATAACAGATGAACCAACTAAAATTCCCGCCTGATTAAAGATTCCAATTTCAGAACCATAATCATAATTTGATGTAATCAAACCAAGGCTCATATTATTGCCTGTATTTTTGGCTTTTTTGAAATGAATTGAAGGTGGTTGATATATTTCTTGCTTTGTAAAAACTATGGAATTAGCCGGATATATTAGGTTTTGTTGTGTACTCATATTTATTTGATAACCTTCGCCTGGCACCATATTTCCTATGAGATTAATGCCCCATTGTGGCCAATATATTTGACCGAGGCCATTTTTCACGATAATGATTTCGAGAACTATAGTATTTAACATTAGATCGATAGGTCCTGGATTTTCACGTAAGTATCCTAAAAAGCTCCATCCCTGAACAACTGTAATCGGAGTATTTTCCGGTTGTATGGAAAGCCCTATAACATTCATTGTATTTGCTGACGCAAGTTTAATCTGATATCCTTCTCCAATTGTAATATCTCCAATTAGATTAATTTGATATTGTGGCCAAAATGTACTACCCAAGCCATCCTTTATTATAACCACATCAGAGATAAATGGTGCACAAATATCGAATAAATTTGCTTCGAAAGGATCGATATATGTAGAGAAATAGCTCCAGCCAAGAGGAATATTGATAAATTGATTGTCCACATTTGCAGCTTCAAGCGAAAGAAGCCCACTTATTCCATTTGTAACAAATGTTCCGGTATTTGGCATTGCCGGAGGTTGAATATAAGTTGCAGTGGCATTATACTCAACTCCATCAGTTGCACGCCATATTTTCCACTGGAATACTTCTCCGTTGGCAAAACCATCTTGCTGACTTGTTTGCAGATCGTCTCCCCATGCGGTGATAGATTGAATTTGTGCAGTCCACTCGGCGAATCCGGCACAGATCTGGCTACCAAGCGAATCATAGAAAACACCAAGGTAATCGCCCACTAAAATTTGAGTTCCATCTATTGTAACCGGAGTAGAATTAGGAATCAGAATGGTATGCGAATTCCCTGTGTTTGTAAATGTCCATGTATTTGTTTGGATTGGAGGATTATCAGCGCCAGCTTTAATTATCATGCCACTTAAAACTGCATAATTTATTGTTTCATTGACCATTACAATATCGCTTGCTTTGTCGGTTTTAAATAATGGAAGTGTAGCTACTATAGAATCTGTTTCCCATGTTAAAGCACCATTTGAAGTTCGCCAAATTCCTGAAGCCCCGCCGGTTGCCGTACTCGACAATAATCCCATATCCATATTAAAGAAATCCATTTCTCCAACATAGATATAAGAGATTGGCGGAACATTTCGTTGATCCCAGCTCAAACCCTGATCGGTAGTGCGGATAATAGCAAAATAACTACCATTGTATCTTGAAACTACATAACCAACAGAATCGTTCACAAAGTCTATACTTTTGCTTACTCCTCCTCCGGTAACGGGAAGTGTTACTGTCCAGCTTATTCCTCCGTCAGTTGTTTTGTAAACATTATCGGCATCCATAACAAATCCTATAGACTCATTCACAAATTCACCACTATTAAGGAAAGTAAGGCCAGGCGTGACTTGCACATCCCATGTCAATCCACCGTCGGCAGTTAGGAAAACCACATCCTGCATTGCACCTAGCAGATCATTGTAAGTCCTTGCATTGGCAAAACCAACATTTGCGTTTAGCATTTCAAAATCTTGCAATCCAAAATTATCATAGGTACTAAAATCGGAGAAGATAGTATCTGAGACCAAAGTCCAACTCATACCGCCATCGGAAGTAGAATAGGTATTCCAATTGTGCGTACCCCATTGTGGTGGATGACCAATTGCTAAACCATTATTTGCATCGAAAAACCATGCTCCAAAAATAGTTAAAGGCAATGACTGGTAAGATGATGGAATTGGATTAGTCAAACTCCATGTAAGTCCTCCATCAATGGTTTTATTAATGGTATTGAAAGCTGATGAATATACTCCGGAAGGAAATTGGTCTGCATTATAAAATCCAATATTTTCGCTTAGCCACTGATGATACTGCACATAAGAAGTTGTTAGTGTGTGGATTGAATCCCATGGCAAAACTGGTACATTATTGATGGTGAACACGGAATTGCTCTCATCTTTTGTAACATCAACTCTGTTGACTTTAATTATACAGTTTTCTGTGAAAATGTTTGGCACTGTCCATTGATATGACAAGCCACTCACATTCTCTTCAATAATCACCCAATGACTACCATTGTCCGGCGAATAGGATAATTCAACTCCGTCGAAGTTGCCTGTTTGGCTCCATGAAATCAATGTTGAATCGTTACCTGTAAAGGTTTCTCCACCATTTGGCGAAAGCACTGTAATTCCAATTTCAGTAACCGTAAATGGAGCATCGCAATCGTCATAAATTGCAGTTCCATTTAATTGTAATCTCACTTCAGCAGTAGTAGTAGCCTCGTTCGGCAGCAAATACTTTAAGGATCCAGTGTTGGGAACATTTGCTATAAGTGTGAAGTTGTATCCGAGCTTATAGTAAAAATCAATTAGTGGAACAGTGCTACATTCTGAAGTATCCCAAGTTACAAGGAGTGTGTCGCCTCCCTGATATACTTCACCACCATTTGGCGAAAGCACAGTAATAGAATTTAGGTTCTCAATAATTGTGAAATAGCTTGAACTAGTATCACCTCCATATGCCAACAAACATGTAGTAGAATTTATATTTGGAATTGCCCAAGCAACGGTTTCCCATTCTGCCGGAGCATCGCCTGCCCACGACCATGTGGTTCCGCCATCGGAAGAAAACATGATGTCGTTGAAATTGACATTTCCATTGGAATTCCAGAGAACTGAATCTAATGTTGCACCAAGAAATACTTCCCCGCCATTGGGATAAAGCAACTCAATTGGTGCTATTGAACCTACCTCAAAAATTTGATCACTAATGTCAAAAATGGAGGAATTTCCTAATTCTTCAATTTTAATCAAATAATTTGCTGAAACCATATTTGGTGTCCATTGGAAGTACCCGTTGTTTGCAACAGAATCTTCAATCAGATACCAGTTTGATCCGGCATTGTGTGAGTAATAAATATCAACAAAATCAATAAATCCTGTTGATATCCAACTGATGCTATCATTAGAATTTGTTTCAATTATTTCGCCTCCATTAGGATATAATATCGAAATGTTGGAAGCCTCTGAAATAGCAAATACTGCATCACTAATATCGTTGATTCCTGTACCCAGTTCCTGCACTTTTATCAGACATTGGGTACTCGAAACATTGGGAACTATGTACTGATATCCGCCTGAGTTTTGAACATTATCGTTCAGTATAATCCAGTTGGTCCCATTGTCGATTGAATAGTGAATCATTACATTGCCCGATACACCGGTCGATGTCCACGAAATGTAGGACCAATCGTTGGCTGTTATAACTTCGCCACCATTCGGGTAATTTATGCTTATACTGGCAGGTGTTGCAGGCTGAATAGTGAACACCGAATCGCTTACATCGAACACTGTTGACCCTCCCAGTTCTTGCACTTTTATCAGACATTGGGAACTCGAAACATTGGGAACTATATACTGGTATCCACCTGAGTTTTGAACATTATCGTTCAGCATAATCCAGTTGGTCCCGTTGTCGATTGAATAGTGAATCATTACGTTGCCAATAATTCCGGAAGAAGTCCAGGAAATGTATGACCAATCGTTGGCTGTTATTACTTCACCACCATTCGGGTAATTTATTGTAATGCCTGCTGGTGCCGGAGGTGCAATCTCGAAAGCAGTATCGCTAATATCATTTATTCCTCCAATTCCAGTAATCTTTACTAAGGCAGTAACAGATGATACTGAAGGCACAAGCCATGAATACAAGCCGTTGTTTAATTCATAATCTGAGATTAATATCCATGTTGAACCATTATCAAGCGAATAATGTAACATGACATTATACATTGTCCCTGTTGTAGTCCAGGTAATATTATATGTACTTCCAGCCGTCAATACTTCTCCACCGTTCGGAGTAATCAAAGTAATTGTTGTTGCAAGGGTAGTATCAATTTCAAATACCTGATCGCTAATATCAAATATATTTGCATCAGCATAATCAACAATCTTAATTAAAGCATTGGTAGATGAAACAAATGGAACAACCCAATTGTATGAACCATAATTATAATAATTACCTGCAATTAAATTCCAGGTAGCTGCACTATCTGTAGAATAATATATGTCAACATAATCCACAGATCCTACTGATGACCATGAAATATATGCAATAGAACCAGGACCTATAACCTCTCCACCATTTGGATAGATAACAGATATGGCATTTGAAGCCGGAGGAGTTATAGAAAATGAACTATCGCTCATATCAGTAACAGCAGTTGAGTATTGATCAAAAACCTTAATATAAGTTGTAGGTGATGTTATATTTGGAACATTCCAGCTATAAATACCATCGTTAGCTTGAAAACTTGCAACGTATGTCCATGTGATTCCATCGGTAGAATAAGCAATTTCTATGTATGGAATCGTAACAGTGGAGCTCCATGTAATATCATAAGTGCTGCCGCCAATCAATGATTCTCCGCCATTAGGTGTTAAAACGGTTATACCAGTTGTATAAGGAGCAATTTCAAAATTACTATCGCTAACATCCATGACCGTGGGATTATATACATCGTTAATTTTGAGCATTGCATTAGTTGTTGGATAATTTAAAACTGTCCATTCAAAATGCCCGTCATTATACAAGTATTCGCCAATATAGAACCAATTGATACCTCCATCTGTGGAAAGGGAAACATCAATATAATTAACTGATCCTGTTGATGACCAGCTTATGTCTTGCGTGCTGCCAACTGTCCATACTTCACCACCATTTGGTGCAGTTAAAGTAAGCGTATTAGGAATTCCATTTATAGTAAAAGTATTATCACTAATATCAGATACCGAGGAATTAAATATCTCATGGATTTTAATAAGAGCATTTGTGGTACTGATATTTTCAACATTCCAAGTATGGATTCCATCATTTGGTGAGTAATCATCAATATAAGTCCAGGTACTACCGCCATCAGTAGAATAATAAATTTCTACATAGTTAATCGTGCCGGACGATGACCAGGTGATATCGTAGTTGCTACCTCCAGTCAAAACTTCACCACCATTTGGAGTAAGTACTGTGATAGAATTTTGAGTAGCCGCTGCAATTTCAAATACATTATCACTAATATCTACTACAGAAGAATTATACACTTCATTAATTTTAATTAAGGCAGTGGTTGTGGTTATATTTGGAACTGTCCAGGCATATTGCCCATTGTTTGTGGCATAGTCGTTTATATAGTTCCAATTCACACCATTGTCGGTCGAGTACCAAAGTTCAACAGCTCCATAGGTAAATGTCCCTGTCCAAGACCATTGAATAATATGAACCGTTCCGGCATTAAAAACTTCACCTCCATTTGGAGAAATTAACGTAATTGAATTAGAAACAACATTAATAGAAAAGTAGGAATCGCTGATATCCATGACAGAAGTATTCCCGAACTCATTAATTTTAATTAGTGCAAATGAAGCAGTTACGTTTGGCACTGTCCATTCGAAAAGTCCGTCGTTATAGGCATGGTCGTCTATGTAGTTCCATGACATCCCTCCATCTGGAGAATACCATATCTCAACATAGGAAATCGATCCGGTAGAAGACCAGGTGATGTTATAAACATTTCCATTTGCAAGTGCTTCACCACCATTTGGTGAGATAACAGTTAGAGAATTTGCAATCGCATTGATTGTAAATGCATTATCGCTCACATCTGCTATAGATGAGTTTGACACATCATTTATCTTAACAAGGGCATTACTCGTATTGACATTTACTACATTCCAATAGTAGTATCCATCGTTTGCTGAATAATCATCAATGTAGGTCCAGTTAGTTCCTCCATCCGTCGAATACCAAATTTCAACATAGTTGATTACCCCGGTACTCGACCAGGTGATATCGTAATAGCTTCCTCCCGGAAGGATTTCTCCGCCATTGGGAGTGACCACGGTGATTGAGTTTGGCAATGCAGCACCAATCTCAAATGTAGTATCGCTCACATCCACAATGGATGCATTGTTAACATCTTCGATTTTAATCAAGGCATTTGTAGATGGTGCATTGGGTACAGTCCATGCATACGATCCAGTATTGGGGTTATAGGGGGCGATGTTAGTCCAGTTACTACCTCCATCGATCGAATACCAAATTTTCACATAATTGACCTGCCCGGTTGTCGACCAGGTAATATTTTGTGTACTGCTGATGGACCAAACTTCTCCACCGTTGGGTGATGTGACAGTAATCGTTTGTGCAATTGCGCTAATCGTAAAGCTAGAGTCGCTGACATCACTAACATTCGGATTGTTGGAGTCAATAATTGCGATAATGGCATTCGTGGTTGGCAAATTTGAAACAAGCCATGTATAGGTTCCATCATTAGGGGTATTGTTGGCCACAAACGACCAGTTGCCGCCACCATCTAAGGAATAATAAATATCTACCTCTGCAATGGTTCCTGTTGATGTCCAAAGAATGTCGGCATTCGTTCCTCCGTCCCAGACTTCCCCACCATTAGGGGTAACTACTGTGAGAGTATTGGGTGAAGTAGTGGTAATTTCAAAGGCTGCATCACTCAAGTCCACAGTGGCTGCATTGGCAACATCATTGATTTTTATCCACGCATTTACTGTTGACACTGTGGGAACAGTCCATTCATACAAGCCATCGTTTGAGGAATAATCATCAATGTAAGTCCAAACCTGACCTCCATCCGTAGAGTACCAAATCTCTACATAAGAAATCGTTCCGGTTGATGACCAGGTTATATTTTGGGTAGTACCGGATGTCCAGACTTCATTACCATTGGGGGAATTTACAGTTATAGATTCAGCAACAGCACCAATCGTAAAAGGACTGTTACTGTAATCCCATATATTAGAATTAGTA
This window of the Bacteroidota bacterium genome carries:
- a CDS encoding DegV family EDD domain-containing protein, which produces MKEEDLLNGKRLYYSFLAGAKQIFNHQKYLNKINVFPVSDADTGTNMASTMQSIIDTEIPTDSIKQTATALADAALVGARGNSGIIFAQFLYGFGNEIEGENDLSINNFDIAINKAVEYAYDAISNPVEGTMITVIREWAEGISTIKEQCETFQKLIIDSYKFAKKSLSETTEKLEVLRKSKVVDAGALGFVVFLEGMIDFFSHGEIRKILPLRNIVKAEKFNLISHEEITFRYCTEALIMDVDIDKEKLKSIIQDKGDSLVIAGSKSKLRIHIHTDKPADVFEVLYKHGTITHQKVDDMVMQNSVVENQVSKIGFLSDSTSDIPQDLIEKYQIHIVPLSVHFGRNYFLDRTTISSKSFINLLNKSKEYPSTAQPAYKDFYNKYNYLSTIYDSVLSFHISKEMSGTWSNSSKAAHVIANQSDKQFDVINSKRVTGGLGLIVLRAVKEIENGAQQKDIVEKVDDWIQKTKVFITTKTTKYLVKSGRLNPVKGAIGNFLNLKPLLYVNENGKIEALKKSFGEKGCMNQLIDKVKELVEKHEIYDYAISHVNCKASAELYASQLEKVVGKKPIWISEASPVLGVNTGPGTIGVSVMLK